The window GACTGTAGGTGTAGATTATGTGTGTAGTGTGATTGTATGTGTAGATTATATAGTGTAGTGTGATTGTAGGTGAAGACTATGTGGTATAGTGTGACTGTAGGTGTAGGTTTTGTGTGTAGTGTGATTGTAGGTGTAGATTATGTGGTGTAGTGTGATTGTAGGTGTAGTTTATGTGATGTAGTCTGATTATATGTGTAGATTATGTGTGTAGTGTGATTGTAGGTGTAGTGTATGTGGTGTAGTGTAATTTATATGTGTAGGTTATGTGTGTAGTGTGATTGTAGGTGTAGTGTATGTTGTGTAGTGTGATTATATGTGTAGATTATGTGTGTAGTGTGATTGTATGTGTAGATTATATGGTGTAGTGTGATTGTAGGTGTAGTGTATGTGGTGTAGTGTGATTATATGTGTAGgttttgtgtgtagtgtggttGTAGGTGTAGGTTATGTGTGTAGTGTGATTGTAGGTGTAGTGTATGTTGTGTAGTGTGATTATATGTGTAGATTATGTGTGTAGTGTGATTGTATGTGTAGATTATATGGTGTAGTGTGATTGTAGGTGTAGTGTATGTGGTGTAGTGTGATTATTTGTGTAGgttttgtgtgtagtgtggttGTAGGTGTAGGTTATGTGGTATAGTGTGATGGTAGGTGTAGTGTATGTGGTGTAGTGTGATTATATGTGTAGGTTATGTGTGTAGTGTGATTGTAGGTGTAGTGTATGTGGTGTAGTGTGATTATATGTGTAGATTATGTGTGTAGTGTGATTGTAGATGTAGTTTATGTGGTATAGTGTGATGGTAGGTGTAGTTTATGTGTGTAGTGTGCTTTAATGTGTAGATTATGTATGTAGTGTAATTGTAGGTGTAGTTTATGTGGTGTAGTGTGATTGTAGGTGTAGAGTATGTGATGTAGTGTGATTGTAGGTTTAGTTTATGTGGTTTGGTGTGATTGTAGGTGTAGATTATGTGGTGTAGTGTGATTATATGTGTAGATTATGTGTGTAGTGCGATTGTAGGTGTAGATTATGTGGTGTAGTCTGATTATATGTGTAGATTATGTGTGTAGTGTGATTATATGTGTAGTTTATGTGGTATAGTGTGATGGTAGGTGTAGATTATGTGGTATAGTGTGATTGTAGGTGTAGATTATGTGTGTAGTGTGATTGTAGGTGTAGATTATGTGTGTAGTGTGACTGTAGGTGTAGTTTATGTGGTGTGTGATTGTAGGTGTAGATTATGTGTGTAGTGTGATTGTAGGTGTAGTTTATGCGGTGTAGTGTGATTGTAGGTGTAGTTTATGTGGTATGGTGTGATTGTAGGTGTAGATTATGAGGTGTAGTGTGATTGTAGGTGTAGTTTATGTGGTATGGTGTAATGGTAGGTGTAGTTTATGAGTGTAGTGTGCTTTAATGTGTAGATTATGTGTGTAGTGTGCTTGTAGATGTAGCGTATGTGGTATGGTGTGATTGTAGGTGTAGTTTATGTGCTATGGTGTGATTGTCGGTGTAAATTATGTGGTGTAGCCTGATTATATGTGTAGACTATGTGTGTAGTATGATTGTAGGTGTAGATTATATGGTGTAGTGTGATTATGGGTATAGACTATGTGGTGTACTTTGACTGTAGGTGTAGATTATTTGGTATAGTGTAATTCATTGTATGTGTAGATTACGGGGTGTGATTGTAGGTGTAGTTTATGTGGTGTGTAATTGTAAGTGTAGTTTAGGCGATCTTGTGATTGTATGTGTAGATTACGGGGTGTGATTGTAGGTGTAGTTTATGTGGTGTGTAATTGTAAGTGTAGTTTAGGCGATCTTGTGATTGTCTGTGTAGATTATGGGGTGTGATTGTAGGTGTAGATTATTTGGTATAGTGTAATTAATTGTATGTGTAGATTATGGGGTGTGATTGTAGGTGTAGTGTAATTGTAAGTGTAGTTTATGCGATCTTGTGATTGTAGGTGTAGATTATTTAATATGTTCTGAAGGTATGTGTAGTGTATTTGGTATAGTGTGATTGTTTGGCTTACTGTGGTTTGGCCTCTCTGTATTCCTCCGTGTCGCTGTCCTCATCCTCTGAGTAATGCCCCGGCTCCCAGCCACCCCTCATCAGCCCACGAGCGGCCAACAGTCCAGCAGCGTTACCGTAACCCGTGTACTTAATGAATCGAGATACTGCCCCACACAGAATACAGgaattataacttataaatgatcaacttattaattaaacagtgtttttttttatgaattccaatgtgtgtttctgtgcttttACCAGATGAGTGCAACAATGACATTTGtatcttttatttattcagttgTCTGCAAGCATAAAAATTTACTACAAAAATCTATTTGTATTTGATTGGAGCAGATAATCTATTTATTTAACAGAGAAATCGTTTGAAAAGTTTTAACCTGGAGGTTTCAAGGCATCAAATTCAATTTGCGTGTTCAGTGGAGTCTTGCTCACCACTTTCTTTGCACAGAACAAAGAGGAACTCTGCAGCGCAGGTTTTCACGTCTGTGTCGATGTGGGTCATCAGACGCACCAGTTTATTTCGGAGAGAGCTCCCCACCTCTGGCTTATTTTTCACATCTCGCAGTGGAGGAAGCACCTGAACGCACAAGCACACCAGAACATTactgcacaaacacaaacacacatgcatgtTTATCAGAAGAATTCATACAAAAACATCAACATTTATCATAACGATTCATAATAAGCTTTTTTATCTTACTTTTGTCCGTAAGAATTTGCGGGTCTCTCTGTGGATGCGGGCGCTCTCAGTCAGCAGGCTGAGAGAGGGCAGCAGCGTCTCCTTCAGTTTGTTACCCTAAAGATCAGAGGAGAACTATGTTACAGCTgtactgcaggtaaacacacacacctgctgcagTGCTGTCAGAGCTCAGAGCATCAGCTGGAGCAGGAATTCCCActgcctttacacacacacacaaacccacgcacacacacacacacacacacacacacacacacacacaggtcacaaaaacaacaacacaagcaagAGCAGAAAAGCAAACCTCTGCAAAACAACTGACTCAACAGAAAACGCCTTGGAGAACACCAGATTCAATAACAGTGTTTTCCTGCCCTTACTGAAACTAGAGTTAATAGTGTTGTTTTACTAATACTTGGTTTTAATGGTTTAAATAtgaaaattttaattatttataggaTAAAAACTCTAATGCAAAAATCTAAAATTGCCTCTGCAAAAGAAGCTACAGATATATGACAATAACTCGACATTCAGATCATAATAAACCATGTTCTTCTCACAAACACTAATGGAAAATTGGCAAAAAGCCTGGGGTAACTGAGAGGTGTGCGGGTGAAGACCGGGGTCACACAGTAACTCACCCTGTCCAGTCTTTTCTCCATAAACTCCAGCAGCATGCTCACAGCATCCATGTTGACCCCCATGTACTCAATAGAGCCCTGCTGCACTTTAGGCATCAGCAACACGTCCAAACAAGGCAGAGGAAGATTCCCCAGCAGATTCACTGTGTGactgaagaacacacacacacacacacacacacacacacacacacacacacacacacataattaccTACatctaattattatattatatctggaacaaaataagagaccacatgagtttctgaatcagtctctctgattttgctatatatagatatatgtttgagtaacattatcaatgttgttttattctataaactacagacttcaaaattccccccaaaattattttcatttagagcatttatttgcagaaaaaagatgccgagctttcagacctcaaacaatgcaaagaaaacaagttcacgtTCAGAAGGTTTTAAGAAttgtaaaaatcaatatttggtggaataaccatgtttttaaatcacagttttcatgcatcttggcatgttctcctccaccagtcttacacactgcttttggataactttatgccactcctggtgcaaaaattaaagcagcttAGCTTGGGTtgatgatggcttgtgatcatccatcttcctctcgattatattccataggtttttaatttggtaaaacaaaataaaaactcataattttaagtggtctattatttttttttactgtaaatgcgaatatatatttgtaattctCTCTCACTACTGTTATTTATCTGTTCTTAATCAGAGACTGAAACTGCCATGCCCTTTACTCTGCATAATGCACATTCTGCTATGGATTTCAAGTATGATCTTTCGGGTTCTTTACACCGTACACTGTTAGcttacacacacaggcacacacacacacaggcacacacacacacacacacacacacacacacacacaggcacacgcacacaggtgcgcacacacacactcctgtgaGGACACTTCAgaggctgttttattttattagcacCTGGCGAGACTAAATAGACTGAAATCCCAAATGCTCTGTTCTAATTTCTTACTATTGCATTTATAAAGTGGAAAATGAGGCTCTAGAAGTAGAGCAGGTAGAGGAGGATGCATGCCAGAGTGTCTGTCTTCAAACACGTTTACAGCTCTTTTACATATGTACAAATCATAGTCGGCTGCAGCTTCACCTGCAGCTCCTCAGCATTCTGTCAGTGATTAATCACTAAGCTTCTCTCTAACAGTTCTGTGAGTGTAGTAGTGCTGcgaaggcctgtcacgataactattTTCAtctggacgatatattgtctcaacaattattgcgataaacaatttCCTCTGTGTCACTTTTATAATAATGCAGTTAAATTCTAAAGCAAGACATTTTttcttaagaatattcagacagaACTGAAAAGCAAAACCTTAAAATGTCCTAAATACATgtcattaatataattaaatgacTGTTTCTAAACACGGTCAACATCCTGACTTTATCAAGTGAGCGAgcgagtgtatatgtgtgtgtgtgtgagacagagagtcTATAGTGAACACATGGAGTAACAGGGCAacgttgtattttttattttgtggtttGGATAATTACATTACAAGCATCTATGCTTTGCCCATTGTGtatccattgtgtgtgtgtgtgtgtgtgtacctgtgaaACTCCTCAGTGCGATCCTCTCCCTCCGCTGTGCTCATTAGGCTGTGTCTCAGTATGGCTCCTAGGTGCCTATAGATTGCTGCTTCCTCCTGCAGAGGAGTTTAGAACACACTGATTAGATTAAACAGGTCAACTGCTGCTTTACAGTCATATGCACCTCTGAAATTCttaattttctgtttattttcattattctCAACATTCTGTGTTGTAAGTGTGGTTCTACACAATAACTACCTACTAACCAATAaatataaggtgtgtgtgtgtatatgattatgtttattgtgtgtgtgtgtacagtgatgTAATCCATTACCTCGTCCACTTTGCGGCGGCTGGTGTCGAAGGTAATGTTAAAGAGGATCTTCAGGATCTCCATGGCTCTCTCCGTCTCCATCCTCCCGAGTGGAGAGACTTCACTCTGCCCTTCCTCTCCGGCTCGGGCCACCTCATACGTGTCCAACCAACACAGCCCCAGCGTGGCATCCAGCGCATCGGCAAGCAGAGCAGCTCCCCGGAGCTCGTGGGCCAGCTGTGTGCGTACATCCACACGCAGCGCCGTCAGCAGGAAGGTCAAGCGGAGGTCAAAAAATCGGACATCATGGTTCCACTGCGGTTCTCGGCACTGCTTCAGCCTCTCGGCCACACCAAACATCAGCTGCAGCTGTGCCGCTGCCTCCTGTGCCTCACTGCTGTTAAACACCAGGTTACACAGACACTTCAGAGCCTCTACAATCACCTCCACATCCGGCATCTCCGGCGTACTGCTGCCCTGCCCCAGGCTGATAGCCGCGTGCCGGGCCAGTGTCTGGATGGCATGGCGGCTGGAGAATGGAGCCAGGCTGTTTTTGTCCCGGGACAGAATGCGGATGGTCTCCAGGCAGGCCAGCTTACAGGATGGCTGCAGGTCGCGCTCCAAAAAACCAAGAACCAGCTTCCCCAAGCGCTGAGGAGCAAACTGCAATGTTAGAGTGAGCCTAAAGAACCAGACAAAAGATATCTAATGTTGTGGACGAGCACAGGAGGAAGTTATTCAGGGTGTAAGAAAAATTTACATGTTTcatatttacttacatttatgTATATAGACATACGCAAacaaatacacagacacacatacagacacacacatagcCACAGAACTGTGAACATAATTACTTCTTTATGCTCCTACATTTTCAATTAAAATAGAAGAACAGGAGACTTGTTGAGCAACTATTACAAATTCATACTATAAAACTAATGTGCACTATTGTGTCATTTAATAGTAAGgaaattattttacaaaaatctgatttaaaaaacacACCTGTAAGTGGACAATGTTGGTCTCTATAAATCTGCACCTAACGTAAATCGGTCCATTAACCAGTTAtcatcatttacaaaaaaaaaatcgccaATATAAGACAGTGCTTACAGAGCTGTAATTTTCTGCAATTAGGTTCAGCTGATTCCTCTCTCTTTATTATGAAGCATAATTTGTAGTCagaaaaaataacaacaataataataataataataataatattaccaataataatagtaataatctatatatatatatatatatatatatatatatatatatatatatatatatatatatatatatatatatattaccttaAGATTATAAACAGATAatgcaaattaatttaaataaactgaaatacagtgaggaaaatacgTTTTTGAGaaccctgcgactttgcaagttaaatcatggaggggtctaaAATGttcatcttaggtgcatgtccactgtgagacacataatctaaaaataaaattagttttttttataatttatttgtgtgaACACCTGCCAATCAGTAAAAAATCTGACCCTCAAAGGCCTGTTAGTTCTCCCAGGCCTGTTAGTTCTCCTCTAAAAAGTCCACCTCCACTCAACTTATTATTCTAAATcagaagcacctgtttgaggtcgttagctgcataaagacacctgtccaccccacacaatcagtGAACTCCAACTACTAACATGGCTAAGATCAAAGAGCTGTCCAGagacaccagagacaaaattgtagACCTCCACAAGGCTGGAAAGGGCTACGGGGTAATTGCCAAGCGGCTTGGTGAAAAAAGATCAACTGTTGgagcaattattagaaaatggaaaAAGCTTAACATGACAATGGCAATCTCCGCCAGACTGGGGCTTAATGCAGGATCTCACCTCGTGGCATATCAGTGATCCTAAGAAAGGTGAGAAATCATCCCAGAACTACATGGGAGGAGCTGCtcaatgacctgaagagagctggTACCACTGTTTCCATAGTTACTGTGAGTAATATACTAAGACATCATAGTTTAAGTCATCCATGGCAGGGAAGGTTACCCGTCTTAAGTTTGCCCATGACCATTTGGATGAGCCAAAAGGAGTCATGGGAGAAAGTTCTGTTAGCATGAAGTCACATTGCTTAATTTTACGCAAGTACATgaaatgtcatatggtgtgacacaaTGTCATACAGTGTGACAGGGTTTTTGTCACACTATATGGTAtgaactgcatttaaatacacaaataatgCCATTAGATACATATATTAGAACTAACAgttaagtattttaaatatttaattcatttaatacattttaaagtatattatacTTCAGgttttttatttatacagcaacaCTCACTTATTCATGCAGATTCACAGACTCAGTTACTCCTGAATGCAAAAGGAAAAGTTCAGTCTGACCCAGTTGCAGATCACTGTAGCACCTAAACATCCAGTTTTAGCACAAAACCAGTAGAGGcatatattatagtttttttaagTAGAAGCCAAATGTGTCACAATGTTTAGTGGTACACTGTTTTTAACAATACATCAACAGCTTTCTGATCCATCATTGTTTTGctcattctcattttaaaaataaatgatgccttaaatatataaaaaaataaattatttactaaAGATTATTAGAATTCCTTTAGCTAACAAtcgaaagataaaaataaaaagtgcaacatctaataaatacagtaagtgGATTAGTTAATATCTTATAAACATTCTTCACTACGTTGAGTAGACTTCACTTGTTcttcaacaattttgtgattctgctgtaactaAAAATGATTTCAGTCATTCGACAAaccaagtttgtttgtttgcgAAATGCAGCTGATACAGATGTTTGCATACAGATTGTTGTGTGGTGTGATTCATCACATTATACCCATTTGTAATTTAATTCACAATAATattcatgtcacaccatatgacaattTTAGTCACTAAGACCATAAACTAGTGAATAAAGGTAAATTTAAGAAAAAATCTACATGaccatatatatatttggaaatataacAGTTGGTAGAATATAACCCAGTGATGTCCGagacttcatttttttattttagccaaatATGTCAACCACCCAAATACACTACCTTTGAAGCAACAAAGTTGTAAGGTAATTACAAAGTCAAAATGTctggaaaattaaataaaattacagaTTCAGAGTGCCATATTAGAACTATAACTCGAACAAACTGaccaaaatatcaataaaaatatggtttacaTCCATCAGTACTGCAGCACTGTACAACACATAACATTAAACGAGGAGCTATAACATTTTATCTGACAAAAAATGACTGTATTTCTGAATTTTGTACACCTCAAAATCCTTATTGGTCATTACTGTCATAGAATGGTCAAACATTAGTTAATAAAAAAGTATTCCTTACTGCCAGGATTGCATCATGTAAAGGCAGAAATAAACTCTAGGGTctgtaatattacatttttgtatatataagaGTGTGCTTGTATACCTGTTTTAACTCTCCAGTCTATGACAAACAGCATGCAGAAAGAAAACAGAACACATGCTtaacacaaaacaataaaacacagatTCAAACAAactaagttaaaaataataataaaaaagaaatgtggAACAAAACAACTGTCTAATTAACTCTgaactatgaattattaattatccACTGTTTTATTTAGTAACCATTGTTAGTTATTTAGCATATACTATGAATTactcattgacttctgttaattATCTACACAGTACTAAGAATTTAGCAACTACTGTGAATTTTTCCATATCCTTTCTGTAACTAGTATGAAACTAATGTGTGGAAAGCCTAAGTTTGGTTAGTGTTACATTGATTTTGTATGCAATTCTGAGTGTTTAGTGTGGTACTGTACCTCTCGGTCCTGCTGCTCCTC of the Astyanax mexicanus isolate ESR-SI-001 chromosome 10, AstMex3_surface, whole genome shotgun sequence genome contains:
- the ric8a gene encoding synembryn-A isoform X2, giving the protein MTMDVSAVIEQMETGEQDAALAALQRYNQEKSQCFSFPSEEQQDRERLGKLVLGFLERDLQPSCKLACLETIRILSRDKNSLAPFSSRHAIQTLARHAAISLGQGSSTPEMPDVEVIVEALKCLCNLVFNSSEAQEAAAQLQLMFGVAERLKQCREPQWNHDVRFFDLRLTFLLTALRVDVRTQLAHELRGAALLADALDATLGLCWLDTYEVARAGEEGQSEVSPLGRMETERAMEILKILFNITFDTSRRKVDEEEAAIYRHLGAILRHSLMSTAEGEDRTEEFHSHTVNLLGNLPLPCLDVLLMPKVQQGSIEYMGVNMDAVSMLLEFMEKRLDRGNKLKETLLPSLSLLTESARIHRETRKFLRTKVLPPLRDVKNKPEVGSSLRNKLVRLMTHIDTDVKTCAAEFLFVLCKESVSRFIKYTGYGNAAGLLAARGLMRGGWEPGHYSEDEDSDTEEYREAKPHINPVTGRVEDEQPNPMEGMTEEQKEYEAMKLVNMFDKLSRDHVIQPMKLGADGKMTKLEPHDLHCLSQQPFINPHQNEEEEEREGEHSD
- the ric8a gene encoding synembryn-A isoform X1, which encodes MTMDVSAVIEQMETGEQDAALAALQRYNQEKSQCFSFPSEEQQDRETGELKQRLGKLVLGFLERDLQPSCKLACLETIRILSRDKNSLAPFSSRHAIQTLARHAAISLGQGSSTPEMPDVEVIVEALKCLCNLVFNSSEAQEAAAQLQLMFGVAERLKQCREPQWNHDVRFFDLRLTFLLTALRVDVRTQLAHELRGAALLADALDATLGLCWLDTYEVARAGEEGQSEVSPLGRMETERAMEILKILFNITFDTSRRKVDEEEAAIYRHLGAILRHSLMSTAEGEDRTEEFHSHTVNLLGNLPLPCLDVLLMPKVQQGSIEYMGVNMDAVSMLLEFMEKRLDRGNKLKETLLPSLSLLTESARIHRETRKFLRTKVLPPLRDVKNKPEVGSSLRNKLVRLMTHIDTDVKTCAAEFLFVLCKESVSRFIKYTGYGNAAGLLAARGLMRGGWEPGHYSEDEDSDTEEYREAKPHINPVTGRVEDEQPNPMEGMTEEQKEYEAMKLVNMFDKLSRDHVIQPMKLGADGKMTKLEPHDLHCLSQQPFINPHQNEEEEEREGEHSD